The Chloroflexota bacterium genome contains the following window.
AGGCGCAGATTCAAGCACACCATTTGCACGCGTTCATATTCAGAAGGTGCCCATGCCCACGAACCGCCTGAGTTTTCCGACACGCACCTCACCCCTGTCCGCCCCTGAACCGCCCGCGGAGAGGGGGACAGAGGGGGCACTGTCATTACGACGGCGCGCGGTGTCCGAAGCAATCTCATGGCCACATTCGCGTAGGTTCGCGTTAGTCGTGGATGCAACTCTGCGAAACGGTTGTGGGCGCAAACCATTGTGCGAGGGCAGGTAGATGCAGAAACGTCTTGCGCTGATGGCACTCCTCATCGTGGGGATTGGGTGGGCTGCTGCGACTCCCGTCGCGGCGGCCGGACAGACGGGCGGGGATGTCGGGACGTGGGAGTGGAAGTTGCTCCCCGCGCTGCTGGCGTTCCTGGTGCCGGTGGGCCTGCTGTTCGTGGCGATGGCAGGTCTGCCGCCCGAGCGGGTGCCGCGGGCCGGCGTCGTCGCCATGCTTTCGGGCGGCCTGGGGATGCTGGCCTACTGGGCGGCGGGGTTCGCCTTGCAGTTCGGCGGCATCGGCCTCACGCAGGGCGCTTCGGCGTTCCGAGACCTGGCGTGGGAATGGTCGCTTTTGGATGTTCAGTGGGGGCCTGGGTGGGGGATGGCCGGCCTGCGGGGCTTCTTCCTCACCGCGGGCGCGTCCACGCCCGAGGGCCTGACCCTGTTCCTGTCGCATTTGCCCTGGGTGCTGGTGGTGTGCATGTTGCCCGCGCTCGCCCTGGCCTCGCACAAACAGGCCGGCCTGGCCTACGCGCTGGCTCTCCTGACGGGAGGCGTGCTCTACCCGCTATTCGGGAACTGGGTCTGGGGAGGGGGCTGGCTGGCCAATCTGGGGCACACACGCCTTTTGGGGCACGGGTTCGTGGACTACGGCGGGGCCAGCGGGCCGTTTCTGCTTGCGGGGGCGCTGGGGCTGGCCATCCTCACGCTTCGGCGCAAGGCCACGAAGGAGTCTCCGAAGGAATCTCCGGTGGCCGCCAACGAATTGCCCATCTTGCCGCTGCCGGCCGTCGCCATCGTCGGCGTGTTCCTGATGTTGGCGGGCCTGGCCGGCTGGATGGGGGCCGCGCCCCAGGCGCAAGCCGCAGGCGACGCGATACCCCGCGCGCTCGTGGTCGTCGTGTCGGGCAGCCTGGCGGGGATGCTCACGGCGGGCCTGTACACGTGGTTCGTCGCCCGCCGCGCCGACGTGTTCATGATGGGGCGCGGTGCAGTCGGCGGGGCGGTGGCAACTCTGGCGGGCGCGCCGTTCGTGCCGGTGTGGGCGGGCTGGGCCGTCGGGGCGCTGGCGGGCTTGCTCCTGCCCGCCGTCGTGTACCTGGTAGATCGGCGACTCAACCTGGCCGACGAAGCGGCGCTCGTGGCTACCCTGGGGGTTCCGGGGTTCCTTGGCGCGTGGGTTCCCGCGGTTCTGGCCGACGGCGCGTATGGCGCAGGGTGGAACGGCATCGGCGGATGGGGCGTGGCGGGGCTGCTGGCGCAGGCGGGCGCGGCGGCCGGATGGGAAGGGCAATTGTACGCGCAGGCCGTGGGCGTGGGCGTGGCACTGGTGTGGGGATTCGCCGTCCCGTGGGCGTTGGCGAGCGCGGCCTACGCGCTGTTCGGGGCGCTGCGCTCCTCGCGGCCTGCGGCACGGGACTTGCCCAGCGCCGGATCGTGAAGCAGACGGATGACCTCTTCGTCCGTGGTCTGGTCAAAATCCTGGTAGAACGCGCCAACGGCCCAGAAGAATTCGGGCACCAGCGGACACACGAAGCGATCGGCCACGGCACTCAGTTTCTCCGCAGCCTCCTCCGAGGCGACAGGCACAGCCACGACGAGCATCCGCGGCCCGGCCAACCGAAGCGCCTTGGCCGCCGCAAGCAGGGTCGCGCCTGTCGCCGCGCCGTCGTCCACCAGGATGACCGTCTTGTCCTTGATGGCCTGTGGGGGAGCGGTTCCGCGATAGCGGGCCAGTCGCCGTGCGATTTCGCGCGTCTGGCGTGCGATTTCGGCCTCCAGGTACTCATCGTCAGCGCCGACCGCCCGGGCCAGCCCCTCGTCCACGAGGACTTGCCCATCCGCGCTGACGGCCCCGATAGCCAGCTCGGGGTTTCCGGGCGCGCCCAGTTTGTGGGCCAAATAGACATCCAGCGGGGCATCCAGCGCCAGCGCGATCGGATGCGCGACGACTACGCCGCCACGGGGCACGCCCAGCACGAGCAGGTCCGAGCGCCCCGCGAGGTCGCGCAGCCATGCGGCCACCTCCTGCCCGGCGTGGCGGCGGTCTCGGTACAACACCTTGCCCTCACTCCTTGGCGAGCGCCACCGCCAGGTTCACCGCCTCTATCGGCGAGAAGGCGGCGATGATGTTTTCGTCCTGCTCCGCGAACTCCTTGGCCAGCGTCCAGGTGCGCAGCCCAATCACCGGCTTGCCGATCTTGAGGGCGTGGGCGATCTCCGAAAGCGTGCCGTATTCTCCGCCGACGGCCACCACGGCATGGGCCGCCGTTACGATGATCACGTTGCGGGCCTGCCCCATGCCCGTGGCGATGGGAATCTCCACCCAGGGGTTGGCTTCTTTCGGGTCGGTGCCCGGCAGGATTCCCACGGTGATGCCCCCTTCCTCGTGGGCCCCGCGCGAAGCCGCCGCCATGACGCCCCCCAGCCCGCCGGTAATGAGCACGGCTCCTTGTCGGGCCACCTCGCGGCCCACTTCTTCGGCCAGCGCGCACAGTTCGTCCGAGGCGGTTCCGCTCCCGACTACGGCAATGATCATGCTCCTGCTCCACGCAATGGAATGTGCGCCAGCGGGGTATAGCGCGCCCCCGCCGGCGACAGATCGCTCCGCATCAGGACAATCTCGGCGACCTCCACCTGGCCCAAGCGCCCGACCTCCAAGCGGCTCACCAGTTCGCCCACCTTGCGCAAATCGGCGACAGGGGCGCTGCGATTGGCGCGGCCCAGGGTCAGGTGAGGCTTG
Protein-coding sequences here:
- a CDS encoding phosphoribosyltransferase: MLYRDRRHAGQEVAAWLRDLAGRSDLLVLGVPRGGVVVAHPIALALDAPLDVYLAHKLGAPGNPELAIGAVSADGQVLVDEGLARAVGADDEYLEAEIARQTREIARRLARYRGTAPPQAIKDKTVILVDDGAATGATLLAAAKALRLAGPRMLVVAVPVASEEAAEKLSAVADRFVCPLVPEFFWAVGAFYQDFDQTTDEEVIRLLHDPALGKSRAAGREERSAPNSA
- a CDS encoding TIGR00725 family protein — encoded protein: MIIAVVGSGTASDELCALAEEVGREVARQGAVLITGGLGGVMAAASRGAHEEGGITVGILPGTDPKEANPWVEIPIATGMGQARNVIIVTAAHAVVAVGGEYGTLSEIAHALKIGKPVIGLRTWTLAKEFAEQDENIIAAFSPIEAVNLAVALAKE